A portion of the uncultured Draconibacterium sp. genome contains these proteins:
- a CDS encoding ABC transporter permease produces the protein MILKVVFRNLVKHPFLNLVKVIGLGLALAGIIFISLFLKNELTYDSYYQKSARTYRFSITDPDFFSGKHFARIVNPGYIHEMSDALPEVEEFVRLRPVRGGLMKYDQRYYKIAQAFECDSTFFNVFDAKILVGDKQSLLENPASMVITQSFAQKVFGERNPVGEVLTLPAGQYYGEDQDFTVAGIMEDFPVNSHFHPDFVATPLADQFTYGWAWTYLVLNENTTVEHVEAGIYDYLKNSRERNIEEMDTEVYLQNISDIHLNSHKLREIEENSNIRNVYVLAIAAFILLLISISNYANLNIGMSSFSAKYLFVNKLLGSSKSAVVKYFFYEGICILGAALLFTVLLSVPVNTGIIRFYMLNLLAGNTTTIVLLVLAFSLLTLVFGMLPVLKSVFSAISLSGNRGSAVAVHRNGVSRVLIVFQYAFSIALIITVIVISRQTNYALKHSMGVQQDNVICFESVHASIQQKFGVLKEELLQYNSIESVSAMLEPPGGEANDMFPFEMEGYESEDPEQNSDGIGVFPCDYSFASIFNLQFLAGTNFTENNKDNEGSGEYIINKAAMKRLHYSDPDEIVGKDFRLIFSTPGSGITIPKGKIIGVVEDFHLSSLRKQVEPLVLFKRDKLWLLNFVVSFKSGMKEEALADMKKVWNELFPEYPFQYEHVDAMYKRVYKAELLQARLLSVFTVIALFICSMGLFGLALIITQNRTKEIGVRKVNGARVSEILSLLNKDYIKWVGLAFVIACPAAWFAMDKWLENFAYKTNLSWWIFLVAGILALGIALITVSFQSYRAASRNPIDALRYE, from the coding sequence ATGATTCTAAAAGTTGTATTCCGAAACCTGGTAAAGCATCCGTTTTTAAACCTGGTAAAAGTAATTGGGCTAGGCCTGGCTTTGGCCGGTATTATTTTTATTTCACTGTTTCTGAAAAATGAATTGACTTACGATTCGTATTATCAGAAATCAGCCCGGACTTATCGGTTCTCGATCACAGACCCGGATTTCTTCAGTGGAAAACATTTTGCCCGAATAGTAAATCCCGGGTACATTCATGAAATGAGTGATGCGCTGCCTGAGGTTGAAGAGTTTGTTCGCTTGCGTCCGGTGCGAGGTGGCTTAATGAAATACGATCAGCGGTATTACAAAATTGCGCAGGCTTTTGAATGCGACAGTACTTTTTTTAATGTATTTGACGCTAAAATTTTGGTTGGTGATAAGCAATCGTTGCTTGAAAATCCGGCCTCAATGGTTATCACCCAAAGTTTTGCTCAAAAAGTATTTGGGGAAAGGAATCCGGTGGGAGAGGTGTTGACTTTGCCGGCAGGGCAATATTACGGCGAGGATCAGGATTTTACTGTTGCGGGTATAATGGAAGACTTTCCGGTAAACAGTCACTTTCATCCCGATTTTGTTGCCACCCCGCTGGCTGATCAGTTTACTTACGGCTGGGCATGGACTTACCTGGTTTTAAATGAAAATACTACCGTTGAGCATGTAGAAGCAGGAATATATGACTACCTGAAAAACAGTCGTGAAAGGAACATTGAAGAAATGGATACCGAAGTGTATCTTCAAAACATTTCTGATATTCATTTAAACTCGCATAAGTTGCGCGAGATAGAGGAAAACAGCAACATCCGAAACGTTTATGTGCTGGCTATTGCCGCTTTTATTTTGCTGCTTATTTCAATAAGTAATTACGCCAATTTGAACATTGGTATGAGCAGTTTCAGTGCCAAATACCTGTTTGTAAACAAACTGCTGGGTTCCTCAAAAAGTGCGGTGGTCAAGTATTTCTTTTACGAGGGAATTTGTATTCTTGGAGCTGCTTTGCTGTTTACCGTTTTACTTTCGGTGCCGGTAAATACCGGAATCATTCGTTTTTATATGCTGAATTTGCTGGCCGGTAACACCACAACAATCGTTCTGTTGGTTTTGGCATTCAGTTTATTAACACTGGTATTTGGAATGCTTCCGGTTTTAAAATCGGTTTTTTCGGCAATTAGTTTGAGCGGAAACAGGGGATCTGCTGTGGCTGTTCACCGAAATGGAGTAAGTCGTGTTTTAATTGTTTTTCAGTATGCATTTTCAATCGCTTTAATTATTACTGTAATTGTTATTTCGCGGCAAACCAATTATGCGTTAAAACATAGTATGGGCGTTCAGCAAGACAATGTGATTTGTTTTGAATCGGTTCATGCCAGTATTCAACAAAAGTTTGGTGTGCTAAAAGAGGAATTGCTGCAGTACAACAGTATCGAGTCGGTTTCTGCGATGTTGGAGCCGCCGGGTGGCGAGGCGAACGATATGTTTCCGTTCGAGATGGAAGGTTATGAATCGGAAGATCCCGAACAGAATTCTGATGGCATTGGTGTTTTTCCTTGCGATTATTCGTTTGCATCGATATTCAATCTACAGTTTTTGGCCGGAACCAATTTTACTGAAAACAATAAGGACAACGAAGGATCGGGCGAATACATCATCAATAAGGCGGCTATGAAACGCCTGCATTATTCCGATCCGGATGAAATTGTCGGTAAAGATTTCAGGTTGATTTTTTCCACGCCGGGATCGGGAATTACCATTCCGAAAGGGAAAATTATTGGCGTAGTTGAAGATTTTCATTTGTCGAGTTTACGAAAGCAGGTGGAACCGCTGGTACTTTTTAAACGTGATAAATTGTGGCTTTTAAACTTTGTGGTGTCGTTTAAATCCGGAATGAAAGAAGAGGCACTGGCCGATATGAAAAAGGTGTGGAACGAACTATTTCCTGAATATCCGTTTCAGTACGAACACGTTGATGCGATGTATAAACGCGTGTACAAAGCCGAGTTGCTGCAAGCACGTTTGCTTTCAGTTTTTACGGTTATTGCCCTGTTTATTTGTTCCATGGGCTTATTCGGTTTGGCGCTGATTATTACTCAAAATCGTACCAAAGAAATTGGAGTGCGAAAAGTGAACGGTGCGCGTGTTTCCGAAATTCTGAGTTTGCTGAATAAGGATTACATTAAATGGGTGGGACTGGCCTTTGTTATTGCTTGTCCGGCGGCGTGGTTTGCCATGGATAAATGGCTCGAAAACTTTGCTTATAAAACAAATCTTAGCTGGTGGATATTTTTGGTGGCCGGAATTCTGGCTTTGGGAATTGCATTGATTACAGTTAGTTTTCAATCGTATCGTGCGGCCAGTCGAAATCCGATTGATGCACTTCGGTACGAATAG
- a CDS encoding ABC transporter permease, translated as MIKHFILIAWRNIRRRKTLSAIQILCLSVGLAAFILVARYVQYEKDYDKFNVNFDRIYRVQSYKTTDRMDESAQTVVPLAKYIRANVPEVENAIATNEIWNEYLSPEEDRVFKEQTGLIVPSSIFDFFSFKLIRGDKENVLDDPNSIVLSESMAERYFPGQDAMGKIILDEEKQELRVTGIMQDIPEQSSIAATYFRSNADLIKRYNDNWYNSSFEIFVLVNPGVPAGTVNEKIADVVQNYDQESKQVLFLQPLSNLHLKEYVRDDRGSVIYFFSFIGILTLLLACVSFMNLTTSFSTMRAVEIGIRKVSGSNRNILRVQFLTEAILIALISLAFAVFLAYLLLPLFNTVVNRNIDLQLLQNPLFVLFLLATVVITGFIGGSYPALFISRMKPVNVLKGRGSFNKGKVRGLTAMVYLQFILSVVLLTSSIWMYKQVTFLKNKDLGYTKDNLLYCKLPSIKTTVSYQQVRERILENPGIENMTISINSPLHSSWGTRVHYEGGPTDDHAYARWNQADENYLNTMSMTLVDGRNFSTDYSAETKTCLINETAAKQFGWDEPVGKWLEMNDERLMVIGVIKDFNNDDVHNPIIPYVLLYRDEGFASNNDLTFKVNPNTMASSLEHINSVLQQAFPNILFEVNGYDVGTYRLALEIWTSAKNTFAFFTIMAVLIAAMGLFGLVVFASQRRVKEIGIRKVQGAQAAQILPLITRQFIILVVAANIIVYPLANFLENVTPGHYKYQFTVFDLMLVLGISVIVTLLSSGYQALKASLLNPVEALRYE; from the coding sequence ATGATTAAACATTTTATATTAATAGCCTGGCGAAATATCAGAAGACGGAAAACGCTTTCTGCTATCCAGATTTTGTGCCTTTCGGTGGGGCTGGCAGCCTTTATTTTGGTTGCCCGCTATGTTCAGTATGAAAAGGACTACGATAAATTCAACGTAAATTTCGACAGGATCTATCGCGTTCAATCCTATAAAACAACGGACAGGATGGATGAAAGCGCGCAAACTGTAGTTCCGTTGGCAAAATATATTCGCGCGAATGTTCCGGAAGTTGAGAATGCAATCGCCACAAACGAAATTTGGAACGAGTATTTGTCGCCCGAGGAGGATCGTGTTTTTAAGGAACAAACCGGACTTATTGTACCTTCTTCAATCTTTGATTTTTTCTCGTTTAAGTTGATTCGGGGAGATAAAGAAAATGTACTCGATGATCCCAATTCAATCGTATTGAGTGAATCGATGGCCGAAAGATATTTTCCCGGTCAGGATGCCATGGGCAAAATAATTCTGGATGAAGAAAAACAGGAGCTTCGTGTTACCGGAATTATGCAGGATATTCCTGAACAGTCGTCTATTGCAGCCACATATTTTAGATCGAATGCCGACCTAATAAAAAGATACAATGATAACTGGTACAATAGTTCGTTCGAAATTTTTGTGTTAGTAAACCCCGGTGTTCCTGCCGGCACTGTAAATGAAAAAATAGCAGATGTGGTACAGAATTACGATCAGGAATCAAAACAAGTGCTGTTCCTGCAACCCTTAAGTAATCTGCATCTGAAAGAATATGTGCGCGACGATAGGGGCTCGGTTATTTACTTTTTCTCTTTCATTGGTATTTTAACGCTTTTACTGGCCTGTGTGAGTTTTATGAATCTTACTACCTCGTTTTCTACCATGCGAGCAGTTGAAATTGGTATTCGCAAAGTGTCGGGGAGCAACCGAAACATTTTGCGGGTGCAGTTTCTTACCGAGGCTATTTTAATTGCGCTTATTTCACTGGCATTTGCAGTGTTTCTGGCCTACCTTTTACTACCGCTGTTTAATACCGTGGTAAACCGAAATATCGACCTTCAGTTGCTTCAAAATCCATTGTTTGTGCTGTTTTTATTGGCAACGGTAGTTATAACAGGATTTATTGGCGGCAGCTACCCGGCCTTGTTCATTTCGCGAATGAAGCCTGTAAATGTATTAAAAGGAAGAGGTTCTTTCAACAAGGGAAAAGTGCGTGGATTAACCGCCATGGTTTATCTTCAGTTTATACTTTCTGTTGTGCTGTTAACCTCAAGTATCTGGATGTACAAACAGGTTACATTTCTCAAGAACAAAGACCTTGGCTACACAAAAGATAATCTGTTGTATTGTAAGTTGCCCAGCATTAAAACAACAGTTTCTTACCAGCAGGTTCGGGAGCGTATTCTTGAAAATCCCGGAATCGAGAACATGACGATATCGATTAATTCGCCGTTGCATTCAAGCTGGGGAACGCGTGTTCATTACGAAGGAGGCCCGACTGATGACCACGCTTATGCACGCTGGAACCAGGCTGACGAAAACTACCTGAATACCATGAGTATGACTTTGGTGGATGGGCGCAACTTTTCAACCGACTATTCTGCCGAAACCAAAACATGTTTGATTAACGAGACTGCAGCAAAACAATTTGGTTGGGACGAACCAGTGGGGAAGTGGCTTGAAATGAATGATGAGCGACTCATGGTAATCGGTGTTATTAAAGATTTTAACAACGACGATGTGCATAATCCGATTATTCCGTATGTATTGTTGTATCGCGATGAAGGTTTTGCAAGTAATAACGACCTCACTTTTAAGGTGAATCCAAACACAATGGCAAGTAGTCTTGAGCATATCAACTCGGTTTTGCAACAGGCTTTTCCGAACATACTTTTTGAAGTAAACGGATACGATGTGGGAACCTACCGCCTGGCATTGGAAATATGGACCAGCGCAAAAAATACATTTGCATTTTTTACCATAATGGCAGTGTTGATAGCTGCGATGGGATTGTTCGGGCTGGTCGTTTTTGCCTCTCAGCGCCGTGTCAAAGAAATTGGAATTCGTAAAGTTCAGGGGGCGCAAGCTGCGCAAATATTGCCGTTAATTACCCGGCAGTTTATTATTTTGGTTGTGGCGGCAAATATTATAGTTTACCCACTGGCAAATTTTCTGGAAAACGTAACTCCCGGGCACTATAAGTACCAGTTTACAGTTTTTGATTTGATGCTGGTGTTGGGAATTTCGGTTATTGTAACTTTACTATCGAGCGGATACCAGGCATTAAAAGCGTCGCTGTTAAATCCGGTTGAGGCGTTGCGATACGAGTGA
- a CDS encoding zinc ribbon domain-containing protein: protein MSQTQCPKCRNVIEPDDKFCPHCGENLEKSTVPKEQSKTCSQCGKMNSPEATFCEHCGSKLLTEQANQQSKKPEPHKIVSRGAYSGKMNTGKSKLLKRLIIAAIIVVVIGVLAIVIWFQVDDNAEDKLKEALRILGTIVIIGFAIYVAIFGKSKKGRSRGGYDDDDYDDDDYDDGGDDGGDDD from the coding sequence ATGAGCCAAACTCAATGCCCAAAGTGTCGCAATGTGATAGAACCTGACGATAAGTTTTGTCCTCATTGTGGTGAAAATCTTGAAAAAAGTACTGTTCCTAAGGAGCAAAGCAAAACCTGCTCTCAATGTGGAAAAATGAATTCCCCCGAAGCTACATTTTGCGAACATTGTGGATCGAAGCTGTTAACAGAACAGGCCAATCAACAAAGTAAAAAGCCGGAACCTCATAAAATTGTATCAAGGGGGGCGTATTCCGGGAAAATGAATACCGGAAAATCAAAGCTGCTAAAGCGATTGATTATTGCTGCTATAATCGTTGTGGTTATAGGTGTACTTGCCATTGTAATCTGGTTTCAGGTTGATGATAATGCTGAAGATAAGTTAAAAGAAGCACTTCGTATCCTGGGAACCATCGTAATTATTGGTTTTGCCATTTATGTAGCCATTTTTGGTAAATCGAAAAAGGGAAGAAGCAGAGGAGGATACGATGATGACGATTACGACGATGATGACTACGACGATGGAGGTGATGATGGTGGCGACGACGATTAA
- a CDS encoding FtsX-like permease family protein has product MYNLKITIRRLFKDKAFSLINIFGLVIGISSFLVLFIHVSNEKSFDKHFSGHQNIYRVTSVPGGLENAAWARSLGIVYAASEQIPEVELSTQFSHCGEGAIKMHETSIMQKDIMSVDEAFMTMFEVEPVVGDLSEISKPNTVFITEDFARKYYGSLNPVGQNITIEALQYTRVLGDYEIRGVVKNTHPKTHFRYELLVAQNGGLQERYASLPDRKIQWTYNYFKLQKDADPKLVADKVTAYYDNSSLKTTRGPQDYDFSLFPMDDIHLKSDYRFELRESSSKINIGLFILISVVVLSISLLNFTNLSIAKLIKRSKELGLKKSIGATKGQLVRQVLTEVFLVCSLAIGISLLAIESLKPVINRLFEIEFDIYFSEPVVYLTIIGVLLTCLLLTAIFVAVFLLARSSAIDILAGRNNFSGSYVLKSLLVVQVTIVIILISGTVLVNKQINFVLNQPLGFDKENVVVLTLKDFSKDAGVFARELEKQTSIESVGFTQQHFGYPAQGFGLEGLGLEGTAEFVFANYDYLKTMNIKLIHNWIKPDADTVRGMVINNHLYQRLMERHGSMENLLTYSNAQPLRPGETRINFVGVAEDFNYSSAHESIGDFAFWLDEGGNRARFTHVRINNLHAGMEAIKSTWNEYYPNQELDYFFIDEKIAQQYKAETILSRILFAFSAIGILISIIGISALALFISQQRTKEIGIRKVNGATVTEILGLLNQSFVKWVLIAFVVATPLAFYAMSKWLENFAYKTNMSWWIFALAGVLALGIALLTVTWHSWRAATRNPVESLRYE; this is encoded by the coding sequence ATGTACAACCTAAAAATTACCATACGACGGCTGTTTAAAGACAAGGCTTTTTCGCTGATCAACATCTTCGGATTGGTGATTGGTATATCGTCTTTCCTGGTTTTGTTCATTCATGTTTCAAACGAAAAGAGTTTTGACAAGCATTTTTCTGGTCATCAAAATATTTACCGTGTAACCTCGGTTCCCGGAGGACTAGAGAATGCGGCGTGGGCGCGTAGTTTGGGGATTGTTTACGCAGCTTCTGAACAAATTCCTGAAGTTGAACTGTCTACACAATTTTCGCATTGCGGGGAGGGGGCTATAAAAATGCATGAAACCTCCATTATGCAAAAGGATATTATGTCGGTTGATGAGGCCTTTATGACAATGTTTGAAGTAGAACCTGTGGTGGGTGATTTATCAGAAATTTCGAAACCCAACACTGTTTTTATAACAGAAGATTTTGCGCGGAAATACTACGGCAGTTTAAATCCTGTTGGGCAAAACATAACAATTGAAGCGCTGCAGTATACAAGAGTTTTGGGTGATTACGAAATTCGGGGAGTGGTAAAAAATACGCATCCGAAAACACATTTCAGGTACGAATTGCTGGTCGCTCAAAATGGAGGCTTGCAGGAACGTTATGCTTCGCTGCCCGACCGAAAAATACAGTGGACGTATAATTATTTCAAACTTCAGAAAGATGCAGATCCAAAACTGGTAGCTGATAAAGTAACCGCATATTACGATAACAGCAGTCTGAAAACAACGCGGGGGCCGCAAGATTACGATTTCTCATTGTTCCCGATGGATGATATTCACTTAAAATCGGATTACCGTTTTGAGCTGCGCGAAAGTTCAAGCAAAATAAATATTGGTTTATTCATCCTCATTTCGGTTGTTGTTCTGTCCATTTCATTGTTAAATTTTACCAATCTCTCGATTGCCAAATTGATAAAACGTTCAAAAGAATTGGGCCTGAAAAAATCGATAGGAGCGACTAAAGGTCAGTTGGTTCGACAGGTGTTAACGGAGGTGTTTTTGGTTTGCTCGTTGGCAATTGGCATTTCATTACTGGCAATTGAAAGTTTGAAACCAGTGATTAACCGTTTGTTCGAGATTGAATTCGACATCTATTTTTCAGAGCCGGTTGTATATCTCACCATCATTGGAGTTTTGCTTACCTGCCTTTTGCTCACGGCCATTTTTGTAGCGGTCTTTTTGCTGGCGCGTAGTTCGGCCATCGATATTTTGGCGGGGCGCAACAATTTTTCGGGCAGTTATGTGCTGAAATCCTTACTGGTTGTGCAGGTAACAATTGTAATAATCCTTATTTCCGGAACTGTGCTGGTGAATAAACAGATCAATTTTGTATTGAATCAACCACTCGGGTTCGATAAGGAAAATGTAGTGGTTTTAACGCTTAAAGATTTCTCGAAAGATGCCGGCGTTTTTGCACGCGAACTGGAAAAACAAACCTCAATTGAATCGGTAGGTTTTACTCAACAACACTTTGGTTATCCGGCACAGGGTTTTGGACTCGAAGGATTAGGACTTGAAGGAACTGCCGAATTTGTTTTTGCCAACTACGATTACCTCAAAACCATGAATATTAAATTGATACATAACTGGATTAAACCGGATGCCGACACGGTTCGGGGAATGGTAATTAACAATCATTTGTATCAGCGGCTGATGGAGAGACACGGAAGCATGGAAAATCTTTTGACCTATTCAAATGCGCAACCATTAAGACCGGGAGAAACACGTATTAATTTTGTGGGCGTTGCCGAAGATTTTAATTACAGTTCGGCACACGAAAGTATTGGCGATTTTGCTTTTTGGCTCGATGAAGGAGGAAACAGGGCACGTTTTACCCATGTGCGAATCAACAATCTGCATGCCGGTATGGAAGCCATTAAGAGCACCTGGAATGAATATTACCCCAACCAGGAACTCGACTACTTTTTTATCGATGAAAAAATTGCTCAACAATATAAAGCAGAAACCATTTTAAGTCGTATTCTATTTGCTTTTTCGGCAATCGGAATACTAATTAGTATCATCGGAATAAGTGCGCTGGCCTTGTTTATCTCGCAACAACGCACCAAAGAAATCGGTATCCGAAAAGTGAACGGTGCAACTGTTACGGAAATACTGGGGTTGCTGAATCAGAGTTTTGTAAAATGGGTGCTGATTGCCTTTGTTGTCGCAACTCCACTTGCTTTTTATGCCATGAGTAAGTGGCTCGAAAACTTTGCCTACAAAACCAACATGAGTTGGTGGATTTTTGCATTGGCCGGAGTGTTAGCACTCGGAATAGCATTGTTAACTGTTACCTGGCACAGCTGGCGTGCTGCCACACGAAATCCGGTTGAGTCCTTACGTTACGAATAA
- a CDS encoding ABC transporter ATP-binding protein, with protein MIQLKNIDKYYDAKFQRTFVLKGVNLDIEQGEFVSIMGPSGAGKSTLLNIIGFLDEPNEGEYLFLNQPANQLKEKQKVQYHRSHIGFIFQAFHLIEEMNVYENIETPLVYRGVKGKERKAMVADMLDRFNIVAKKDLFPSQLSGGQQQLVAIARAIVGSPKLLLADEPTGNLHSEQGQMIMELLKKLNDEGMTIIQVTHSEENAKYGNRIVRLKDGYLKEDE; from the coding sequence ATGATACAACTAAAAAACATCGACAAATACTACGACGCAAAGTTCCAGCGAACTTTTGTATTAAAGGGAGTAAATCTTGATATCGAGCAAGGTGAATTTGTTTCTATTATGGGGCCCAGTGGAGCCGGTAAATCAACTTTGCTTAACATTATTGGTTTTCTTGACGAACCTAATGAAGGAGAATATTTGTTCCTCAATCAACCGGCCAACCAATTGAAAGAAAAACAAAAGGTGCAGTACCACCGCAGTCATATCGGCTTTATTTTTCAGGCCTTTCATCTAATTGAGGAAATGAATGTATACGAAAACATTGAAACGCCGTTGGTGTACCGCGGGGTGAAAGGAAAAGAGCGGAAAGCCATGGTTGCTGATATGCTCGACAGATTTAATATTGTGGCCAAAAAGGATCTTTTTCCAAGCCAATTGTCGGGCGGTCAGCAACAATTGGTAGCTATTGCACGAGCCATTGTAGGTAGCCCAAAACTTTTGCTGGCCGACGAACCCACCGGAAACCTGCACAGCGAGCAGGGACAAATGATTATGGAACTCCTGAAAAAACTGAACGATGAAGGAATGACGATTATTCAGGTAACGCACTCGGAAGAAAATGCAAAATACGGAAACCGCATTGTTCGATTAAAAGATGGTTATTTGAAGGAAGACGAATAG
- a CDS encoding DUF4097 family beta strand repeat-containing protein, whose translation MKTQKSLKIFTIIAVLTAVISLNGWAKDGQPTITKTFDLSQPGQLNASSSGGGVKVQTHNQPKVIIQAFVRKNGRLLSPSDNSLDDVLDDFDIDFSKSGSTITAVVKRKGRMNFWRNNVGISLTIIVPEEMSCDVSSSGGGLKISGVKGTHDFSSSGGGVRLENTSGSTKASSSGGGVKATNHDGDIRLSSSGGGVSVEGAHGSVYARSSGGGVTLEDIHGSADASSSGGGVSVSGEASSVTAKSSGGSVRVNVRNLSEELYLQSSGGGVSAVIHGGENMGLDLDLRSGRVNIDLHNFNGTSEKDRVKGSMNGGGIPVYAHASGGNVNISYED comes from the coding sequence ATGAAAACTCAAAAAAGCCTCAAGATTTTTACAATCATTGCGGTACTAACGGCAGTGATATCGTTGAATGGATGGGCAAAAGACGGCCAGCCGACCATTACAAAAACTTTTGATTTGAGCCAGCCGGGACAACTCAATGCTTCATCGTCGGGAGGTGGAGTAAAGGTGCAAACACACAACCAGCCCAAAGTTATTATCCAGGCTTTTGTACGAAAAAACGGTAGATTGTTATCTCCGTCCGACAATTCGTTGGATGACGTGCTGGATGACTTTGATATTGATTTCTCAAAAAGCGGATCGACAATTACTGCAGTGGTTAAACGTAAAGGGCGAATGAATTTCTGGCGGAATAATGTTGGTATTTCACTCACTATTATTGTTCCCGAAGAAATGTCGTGCGATGTATCGTCGAGTGGTGGCGGTCTGAAGATTTCAGGGGTGAAAGGAACTCACGATTTTTCGAGCAGCGGTGGTGGCGTAAGATTGGAGAATACAAGCGGATCTACAAAAGCGAGTTCATCGGGCGGCGGAGTTAAAGCCACTAATCACGATGGAGATATTCGTTTAAGTTCAAGTGGAGGCGGTGTTTCAGTTGAAGGAGCACATGGAAGTGTTTATGCACGAAGTTCCGGAGGCGGGGTAACGTTAGAGGATATTCACGGTTCGGCAGATGCTTCAAGCAGTGGAGGCGGTGTTAGTGTAAGTGGCGAGGCCAGTTCAGTAACAGCCAAATCAAGTGGCGGATCGGTTCGTGTTAATGTTCGAAATCTAAGCGAAGAGTTGTACCTGCAATCCAGTGGTGGAGGCGTTTCTGCGGTTATTCATGGTGGAGAAAATATGGGTCTCGACCTGGATTTACGTTCGGGAAGAGTGAATATCGACCTTCATAATTTTAACGGGACATCAGAAAAAGATCGTGTTAAAGGATCGATGAACGGAGGCGGAATCCCGGTTTATGCACATGCGTCCGGCGGCAATGTTAACATCAGTTACGAGGATTAG